The Desertibacillus haloalkaliphilus region AAAATGGTTGCCATTTGTGAAAACAACTGCTTTAATTGCACCATAGAATAGGAGACTTTACTCTTCTTTTTCTTTGGATTGTTCAATGCACGTTCTGCCATTCTCTTACGATGTACATCACATACACCAAACGTGAGCACCTGTTTTAAGTGACCCTTTGTAGGATACCCTTTATGTTGTTGAAAGTTATACCTATCGTAAATCTCACCTAAACGAATCATTTCTTTATCATACCAGTTTTTTGCAACTATCGACGCTGCTGATACATTATCATAGATCGAATCAGCTTTAGGTATGGCTTCTTGATTATCCACACTCGGAATCTTATGATTACCATCGATCACAATTGGTATATTACGTTTCACTTTACCACGTCTACGTTTATATTTACTGCCACCTCTCATAGAACCCCTCAAACTATTCGCACAAGACTGCCATAATCTCCTCTGAGACCTATTCATCCCAAGTTCATCCACCTTTTGAGCATTAATTTTATAAATGCTTAAAAACAAAGCTTCCTCCTCAATTTTCTTCGCTAGCGATTGAAGAGTTTTGGGTAATAAAACTTTAGAATCTAATGGTAACTCTTTAATTCCATGATCTTTTGGAAGAACAACAACTGCCGCTACCATCGGACCTGCAATACTTGTTACAGCCACTTCATCAATGCCTGCATAATCAAATTCCTTACCATTCTTCAAATCATTTTTATATTTAACACTAAATTTATATTGTTCATTCTTCATATTAAACATCCTCCCCTATCACATATAAACAATCCTTGATAAACGTATGCTTATCTTTACAAACTGCCTCCATTGCTGTCTCTAACGGTTCTCCCGATGAAACTAACGTAAAATACTCTGTCTGATAAGGATCATAATAGACCTTTTGATCAAACGCTGAATAATCTTCTTCCCATGACACCAATGTACCGACTAAGAAAGCATGAACTCGCTTTCTTCCTTCACTTATCGTCTTTTCACGCCCTTTTTGATTCACCACAAACGTCACATCTTTAAGATGAACACTACGTGCATGACCCAAAACATGTTGTGGAGATTTTTGAGACTTTATAGAATAAGCCACTCCTGGCACATTCAGATTACGATACACCTGAACTCTCATACCAACTTTCGGCTCTCTTCCCTTATATGACTTCATGAGCACTACCTCCAAATGTTAGCGGTAATGAGAACTGCAGATCTTCCTTATAAGAAAATTCAGCCCTAGCCAACGTCCGAATATTAAACGACAAACAATCGTGAGACTTCCACTCTAAAGGTGATTGTGATTGTCCACTTGGAGTGTAGAGTGTAAACCGGCCATTACGATCAGGGATTCTCCCTCTTATCCATGCTGATGAATCACTAGAAAAGAAATCATTGGTCCAAATGCTTGAACTCGCATTTCCTAGCACATGGAGATTAATGGCTGGGTAACGACTCTTTAGCTCTTGGAAAAATGAAACCTTTTTATTTCTCCCTAAGAAGGCTGCTTCGATCATCTTTTCTAATACATCCCAATCATATTTACAATTAAAGACTGGAACAGGAGATAACCCTTCATTTCTCAGGTATTCAAAGTTACATTGAGCTTCCTTTTCTGCCTGCCGAATGGATGCTGCTGAATCAGATTGTGGAATAACATCTAGATTTACATAATCAAAAAGGATATCCTTGTGCCGATGAATAAACGCAGCGTACTCTTTTGCATCAATAGATGAGACTTGTAATCCCTTCCTTTGAGCATTAAAGAGTGAATACGCCCCGCTATCCAAAAGAATTTTACCTTTAAAGTCATCCTCAACTAACTGCCTCCACCTGTCGGTTTTCGATTTACGGATATCAAAATAATGGAGCAATATGAACAAAGCTTCATTATTTTTAATTAATGAAATGTCCTTTCTCCCCGCTTTTGATAAGCCAGAAAAGAAAAATCTCGTTCCTTTAATGCTTAATCGTAACGCCCCAGTAGCTGTTTTGCTGATCTTTGCAATCTTGATGAAAATCATCCTTAGTAAGCCAAATAACGCAGAATTAAACTTGCTAAATTTCTCAAGTTCAGCTCTGTTTGATGTTCGACGATACAGCATCGAGCTAATGGCCGCCTTTAACTTTTTACGAGAGATTCGATTTTTCTTTTTTCCGTTCAAACTCTTAATCTCTATATACGTACTCGACAGGGTAACAATTTCATTGACCCTACCTGTTCCTGTCTTAAACGATTTTTCCCTTAACTTTTTAAAGAAACTTCTTTCTTTCTTAACGGCCTCAATATCAAAGTGATTCATTAATATTCCTCCTATAAAATAGAAAAGCAGAAAAAGAAACGATAATATCAATCGCTAACTTTTTCTGCTTAAACTCTCTATCCATTAATCTATAAAACTCTAAAACGCTCTTTAACAGAAATCGAAAAGTGACAATTGTTTCGGTACACGATCATTCGTCAGTAATTCATTCGGCTTGTGTGAATCAGTGGGTGCTGAAGCTACCTTCTTTTCACCGCGAGGGGAGATGATTTCATAACTTTTCTTCGCTTCATTAGGCTTTACATACTGTTGCAATCCACTTTTATTTTGAATAATAATGACTTTTTCCGTCGCTTTTACAACTTTCCATTCAATTTTTTTATCCATATCCTCTTTATAAACTAGCCTCATGCCTTTCCGAAACGGATGTCCATAACGATCATCATCAAGCGGCACACCATCATAAAGAGAATTTCCTAACGCATCAATAATCACGTTATCCTCTTCATCACGGAAAATATAACCTGCCTTTTGACTATGCTCATAAAAATGCTCGACAACTTCTACATCCTTACCTTCAAGATGGTGCGTGGCTTTGAATTCACTCTGCTTAAAGTAATCTAAAACTTTTTGATGAGCACGTTGAATGGATTTCGATTCTCTATCCTTATATTCCCGATAAAGAGGAGTCACTTGGTCTAAAACCTCTTTCCATCGGTAATATTTCTCTACAGAATCATAACCCCTCTTATAAATCGTCCATTTCGCTCGTTCTACTAACACTCCAAGTTGATCACAAACACCTTTCAGCGTCTTTCCCTCTAGTGCTTTTTGGATCTCTGGAAACAACTCTTTATCATCATGATCATCCGACTCCGTTTGCTCTCCTTCTTCAGTAGTCTCTGTTTGACTGGGTTCAAAGAAGGAAAAGAGTGAGTCAAAATAAGATTTGACTTGCTCTACAAACGTATCTTCGAGCATATAAATGATTTTATCAGAGTAATCTTTTTTTAATAAAGAGGAGCGTATCCCTTTGTTCCAAACATAAACCTCATAACAACGGGCAAAAACTTCAGTCGGCATACAATAATAACTGCCATTGAACTTAGATTTCCCTTCCCACTGCTGACGAAACGGATCATTCTTATCTAATCGCTTAACCTTATCGGTCACCTGTTGAACATACTGATCAAGAACAGGTCGAAAATCCATCTGTTCACTTAATAAGCTGTTCGGTTTAGATGAAAGCTCATTATCTAACAAATGCCCTAGTTCATGGACAAATGCAGAAGGATGGCTAAGGTCAAAATTTAGGGATCGAATAGGAGCAGGGTAATAAAGTCCGGCTGCCCGCTGTTTTCCAAGCTTACGAATCCTAAACGAATGTTTATTGTTACCTTCTCGACAATCAGGCATATAAACATGATTCAATAATTCTAAAAAGT contains the following coding sequences:
- a CDS encoding ribonuclease HII, which codes for MKNEQYKFSVKYKNDLKNGKEFDYAGIDEVAVTSIAGPMVAAVVVLPKDHGIKELPLDSKVLLPKTLQSLAKKIEEEALFLSIYKINAQKVDELGMNRSQRRLWQSCANSLRGSMRGGSKYKRRRGKVKRNIPIVIDGNHKIPSVDNQEAIPKADSIYDNVSAASIVAKNWYDKEMIRLGEIYDRYNFQQHKGYPTKGHLKQVLTFGVCDVHRKRMAERALNNPKKKKSKVSYSMVQLKQLFSQMATILREKPEVVNPQSLQFLRQMWLKVFKENQLPTERQQWYIQMCFNQIRVSL